The Candidatus Accumulibacter similis genome has a segment encoding these proteins:
- a CDS encoding cell division protein ZapE — protein sequence MPHRVLKVPERGMIEAYERLLGARGFQADSAQRAAAERLQRLYYELLSFKVGRRSTLRRLFAPPPVPTGVYFWGGVGRGKSFLMDCFFEAVPYRRKRRIHFHAFMHGVHRQLNELKGESDPLLRVAERIATELRLLCFDEFHVSDIADAMILGRLLEALFAHGVVFVMTSNYPPDGLYPNGLQRENFLPTIALIKSRLDVLVIDAGIDYRLRTLEQVEVFHHPADAAAELKMAEYFGAIAGDAGAQGGSIEVLGRDIPTVRRGNGVIWFDFRSLCGGPRSQNDYLELARGYHTVLLSAIPKMSASMASEARRFTWLVDIFYDHKVKLIATADCGPDSLYTEGTQASEFFRTASRLTEMRSRDYLGLPHLS from the coding sequence AGGTCCCCGAGCGGGGAATGATCGAAGCCTACGAGCGTCTGCTCGGGGCCCGCGGTTTCCAGGCGGATTCGGCGCAGCGTGCCGCCGCAGAGCGCCTGCAACGGCTCTACTACGAGTTGCTGTCGTTCAAGGTCGGGCGCCGCAGTACGCTGCGCCGGCTCTTCGCGCCGCCCCCCGTACCGACGGGTGTCTATTTCTGGGGCGGCGTCGGCCGCGGCAAGAGTTTCCTGATGGATTGCTTCTTCGAAGCCGTTCCCTACCGGCGCAAGCGGCGCATCCACTTCCATGCCTTCATGCATGGCGTGCATCGCCAGCTGAATGAACTCAAGGGCGAGAGCGACCCGTTGCTCAGGGTGGCCGAACGCATCGCGACCGAACTGCGGCTGCTCTGCTTCGACGAATTCCACGTCTCCGACATCGCCGACGCGATGATCCTTGGCCGCCTGCTGGAGGCGCTGTTCGCCCACGGTGTCGTCTTCGTCATGACTTCCAACTACCCGCCGGACGGCCTCTATCCGAACGGGCTGCAGCGCGAGAACTTCCTGCCGACGATCGCCCTGATCAAGTCACGGCTCGACGTGCTGGTGATCGACGCCGGCATCGACTACCGCCTGCGCACGCTCGAGCAGGTGGAGGTCTTCCACCACCCGGCGGACGCCGCTGCCGAGCTGAAGATGGCCGAGTACTTCGGCGCCATCGCCGGTGACGCCGGCGCACAGGGCGGCAGCATCGAGGTGCTCGGACGCGACATTCCGACCGTTCGCCGCGGCAACGGCGTCATCTGGTTCGACTTCCGGTCGCTCTGTGGCGGGCCGCGGTCGCAGAACGACTACCTCGAGCTGGCACGCGGCTATCACACGGTGCTGCTGTCCGCCATTCCGAAGATGTCGGCGAGCATGGCCTCCGAGGCACGTCGTTTCACGTGGCTGGTCGACATCTTCTATGACCACAAGGTGAAGCTGATCGCGACCGCCGATTGTGGTCCCGATTCGCTATACACCGAGGGAACGCAGGCGAGCGAGTTCTTCCGCACCGCCAGCCGGTTGACCGAGATGCGCTCGCGCGACTACCTCGGGCTGCCGCACCTGTCGTGA
- a CDS encoding GGDEF domain-containing protein: MSAIPHRLPLVDLRADDAEIGRYAALLDSLGVALLAFAADDTPRLRNVAAEELLGDSTPTWIDENGRPLRDDERPQRQVQATQQPVHQRAVGLRTPASTAVTWCRASAFPVFAADGSLRRVLLLLADRQHRGRVVGDPQQLSTHDPLTEVFNQRHIDILLDDESRRARRYGIPFAVALIAIDHFAARCQAEGEEHVLARTARLLCHSLREFDMIGRHGADSFLIILPNVRVNEAMVGLERLRESIETGSAESGDTGLTISGGVSEYTGEDAPALIERLASLLASARESGCNRLCVDMDLF, encoded by the coding sequence ATGTCCGCCATCCCGCACCGCCTGCCGCTCGTCGATCTGCGTGCCGATGACGCCGAGATAGGCCGCTACGCGGCCCTGCTCGACAGCCTCGGGGTGGCGCTGCTCGCCTTTGCCGCCGATGACACGCCACGACTGCGCAACGTGGCCGCCGAGGAACTGCTCGGCGACAGCACGCCGACCTGGATCGATGAGAACGGACGGCCGCTGCGCGACGACGAACGCCCGCAACGGCAGGTACAGGCGACGCAACAACCCGTGCATCAGCGCGCCGTCGGACTGCGCACGCCAGCCAGCACAGCGGTCACCTGGTGCCGGGCCAGCGCCTTTCCGGTCTTTGCCGCCGACGGCAGCCTGCGCCGGGTGCTGCTGCTTCTCGCCGACCGACAGCATCGTGGCCGCGTCGTCGGCGACCCGCAGCAGTTGTCGACCCATGACCCGCTGACGGAGGTCTTCAACCAGCGACACATCGATATCCTGCTCGACGACGAAAGCCGCCGGGCACGCCGCTACGGGATCCCGTTCGCAGTTGCCCTGATTGCCATCGATCATTTCGCGGCACGCTGTCAGGCGGAGGGCGAAGAGCACGTCCTGGCGCGCACTGCCCGGCTGCTCTGCCACAGCCTGCGCGAGTTCGACATGATCGGTCGCCACGGTGCCGACAGCTTCCTGATCATCCTGCCGAACGTGCGGGTCAACGAAGCCATGGTCGGCCTCGAACGACTGCGCGAGTCGATCGAAACGGGCAGCGCGGAGAGTGGCGACACCGGCCTGACGATCAGCGGCGGAGTCAGCGAGTATACGGGTGAGGACGCGCCGGCCCTGATCGAGCGCCTCGCGTCACTGCTGGCAAGCGCCCGTGAATCCGGCTGCAACCGGCTCTGCGTCGACATGGACCTGTTCTAG
- a CDS encoding aminotransferase class I/II-fold pyridoxal phosphate-dependent enzyme has translation MKLETLAVHAGYSPEPTTKAVAVPIYQTTSYSFDSTQHGADLFDLKVAGNIYTRIMNPTQDVLEKRVAAMEGGIGGLALASGQAAITYAIMTIAESGDNIVSASTLYGGTYNLFAHTLPQYGIDVRFANHADPASFERLINGRTKALYCESVGNPLGNVTDFEPLAEIAHRHGVPLIVDNTVPSPYLCRPFEHGADIVVHSLTKYIGGHGNSIGGMIVDSGRFPWAEHKLKFKRLNEPDVSYHGVVYTEALGPAAFIGRARVVPLRNMGAAISPMNSFLILQGLETLPLRMDRICSNADKVAGYLRGHAKVAWVNYAGLADHPDHPLVQKYMAGKASGILTFGVKGTDCSGSEAGARFQDALQLFTRLVNIGDAKSLACHPASTTHRQLGPTELARAGVSEEMIRLSIGIEHIDDLIADLEQALAAV, from the coding sequence ATGAAACTCGAAACCCTCGCCGTCCACGCCGGCTACAGCCCTGAGCCGACGACCAAGGCAGTCGCCGTCCCGATCTACCAGACGACTTCCTACTCCTTCGACAGCACCCAGCATGGCGCCGACCTCTTCGACCTCAAGGTCGCCGGCAACATCTACACCCGCATCATGAACCCGACCCAGGACGTACTCGAGAAACGGGTGGCGGCGATGGAGGGCGGCATCGGCGGACTGGCGCTGGCCTCGGGACAGGCAGCGATCACCTACGCCATCATGACCATAGCCGAATCCGGAGACAACATCGTTTCCGCGTCGACGCTCTATGGCGGCACCTACAACCTGTTCGCACATACCCTGCCGCAGTATGGCATCGACGTCCGCTTCGCCAACCACGCCGATCCTGCGAGTTTCGAAAGGCTGATCAACGGCAGGACGAAGGCGCTGTATTGCGAATCGGTCGGCAACCCGCTCGGCAACGTCACCGACTTCGAACCGCTGGCCGAGATCGCCCACCGCCATGGCGTGCCGTTGATCGTAGACAACACGGTTCCCTCGCCCTATCTGTGCCGCCCCTTCGAGCATGGGGCCGACATCGTCGTGCACTCGCTGACCAAGTACATCGGCGGGCACGGGAACTCGATCGGCGGCATGATCGTCGACAGCGGACGTTTCCCCTGGGCCGAGCACAAGCTGAAGTTCAAGCGTCTCAACGAACCCGACGTCTCCTACCACGGCGTCGTGTATACCGAGGCACTCGGACCGGCCGCCTTCATCGGCCGCGCGCGCGTCGTGCCGCTGCGCAACATGGGTGCAGCCATCTCGCCGATGAACAGCTTCCTGATCCTGCAGGGTCTCGAGACGCTGCCGCTGCGCATGGACCGCATCTGCAGCAACGCCGACAAGGTTGCCGGGTACCTGCGCGGGCACGCCAAGGTGGCGTGGGTCAACTACGCTGGACTTGCCGACCATCCCGACCACCCGCTGGTGCAGAAATACATGGCAGGCAAGGCTTCCGGGATTCTCACCTTCGGTGTCAAGGGCACGGACTGCAGTGGCTCGGAGGCCGGAGCCCGCTTCCAGGATGCGCTGCAACTGTTCACGCGGCTGGTCAACATCGGCGACGCCAAGTCGCTCGCCTGCCACCCGGCATCGACGACGCACCGCCAACTTGGCCCGACCGAACTGGCGAGAGCCGGGGTGTCCGAGGAGATGATCCGGCTGTCCATCGGTATCGAACACATCGACGACCTGATCGCCGACCTCGAACAGGCTCTGGCCGCAGTCTGA